A stretch of DNA from Camelina sativa cultivar DH55 unplaced genomic scaffold, Cs unpScaffold03088, whole genome shotgun sequence:
AGATGGAGCGGCTTAATCGAGCCAAAGAAATAGGTCAAAAGATCGTCGTAGATGTTGATTTTGCGCATCTCATGTCTGAATCTGAGATCTCTAGCCTCGTTCAGCAGATTATGTATTGCTATGCGGTGAATGGGAGAAGTACTTCACCTTGTCATCTATGGCTTACAGGAGTCCAAGGGAAGATGAGTGCTGAGCTTGATAAGCTTCCTGGTTTTGAGAAATGGTTCATTGAGAAGGAAAGTAATTGCTACATCGAGGCCATGGCTGATCAGAAAGATCATTTGGTCTACCTTACCGCTGATTCTGATACTGTTTTGGATGATCTTGACCCCAAGCATATCTACATTATCGGTGGCTTAGTGGATCGAAACCGATT
This window harbors:
- the LOC104774483 gene encoding tRNA (guanine(9)-N1)-methyltransferase-like, with the protein product MERLNRAKEIGQKIVVDVDFAHLMSESEISSLVQQIMYCYAVNGRSTSPCHLWLTGVQGKMSAELDKLPGFEKWFIEKESNCYIEAMADQKDHLVYLTADSDTVLDDLDPKHIYIIGGLVDRNRFKGITMTKAQEQGIKTAKLPIAEYMKMSSSQVLTVNQVLEILVKFLETRDWKTAFFTVIPQRKRTGLDPVASSKLEPQEEDADDHLERKKVCVEVPLESSS